Genomic segment of Nitrospira sp.:
AATGCTACCCGGTAGCCCCGTCGGGCCATAGGGAATCTTGTCCGGCTGGACCGCGACCTTCTTTTCGCTCTTGTCCGGAAAAATGAAGGTCACGGTGTAGGGTTTAGACGGTAACTCGACATCCGCTTTTTCAATATAGGGATTCGTTCCACCCATGTTGATCAGCCTCTTTTCTTTTCAAATCCATCAATGAGGGACACGAGGGATGATGTGACCTTCCATCACCTGACATTTGTCGTTGGACCTCGTCTGTTTCCGATTCTCTAACTCCGATCGCCCTTGACAGGTCAAAAGATCACATGATAGCTTTTGTACGACTCATTTGATCGGAGATCATTATAGTCTCCGACTTTAAAGATCGGCAATAGGCCATGCTGAAATTATCAAAAAAGGCAGATTACGGATTAATGGCGCTGCAACACATTGCCTCCAACCAATATGGCGATGTGGCTCATGCCCGGGTGGTGAATACTAAGGAAATCGCCGAGGAATATCATATTCCGGTCGAACTGCTCGCAAAAGTTCTTCAGACCCTGTCGAAAAGCGGCATCATTGAGAGCCATAACGGCCCCAAGGGTGGATATCTCCTTGGCAAGAATCCACGGGAAATCACGATTGCCCACGTACTTGAAAGCCTGGAAGGGCCGCTCGGCATCATGGATTGCTCTCACGAAAAAGACGGTGATGCCTGCATGCAGCGC
This window contains:
- a CDS encoding Rrf2 family transcriptional regulator, with the protein product MLKLSKKADYGLMALQHIASNQYGDVAHARVVNTKEIAEEYHIPVELLAKVLQTLSKSGIIESHNGPKGGYLLGKNPREITIAHVLESLEGPLGIMDCSHEKDGDACMQREHCNIRTPLLKIQNSIYQLLNNMTLQDMLGGTPLITIQSVAAEQQGVER